One segment of Radiobacillus kanasensis DNA contains the following:
- the phnD gene encoding phosphate/phosphite/phosphonate ABC transporter substrate-binding protein, whose product MKKTLIALLSFSMLVIFSGCSSSAGATDEKDTLTIAWLPNESGSDLTEARDEIGKVIEEKTGKKVEHQTTTDYIVAIEAVANGNADMAFLGAQGYIEAHNKNEKVLPLVVPTGESGTLEDAVYYSWLAVDKANIDSYKNGDEFEIDNIQGKKFSFVSNSSTSGFKVPSTGIVDYFGQKEEFKDLTTEDLLEGGEGQFFSEVLYGGSHQGSAVNLLSGKADVAAFCDTCVNNYVELSDGEVNRPGAVYKVKEDAAEPFDTVVGKEFSLISVTPVLNAPFVINTETVGEDLQAELLEVMTSDDIANNEKVFVPEDSEFSGLFTKSADERLVEVEDEWFNPIRELSK is encoded by the coding sequence ATGAAAAAAACGTTAATAGCTTTACTCTCTTTCAGTATGTTAGTTATTTTTTCAGGTTGTTCCTCTTCTGCTGGAGCAACAGATGAAAAAGATACTCTTACTATCGCCTGGCTTCCAAATGAATCTGGGTCAGATCTTACAGAAGCTCGTGATGAAATTGGAAAAGTAATCGAAGAAAAAACAGGCAAAAAGGTAGAGCATCAAACAACAACAGACTACATTGTTGCAATTGAGGCAGTGGCAAATGGAAATGCGGATATGGCTTTCTTAGGAGCGCAAGGATATATTGAAGCACATAACAAAAACGAAAAAGTTCTTCCGTTAGTTGTCCCTACTGGTGAGTCCGGTACTTTAGAAGATGCGGTTTATTATAGTTGGTTAGCAGTAGATAAAGCAAATATCGATTCCTATAAAAATGGTGATGAGTTTGAGATTGATAACATTCAAGGCAAGAAATTCTCCTTTGTATCAAATAGTTCAACATCAGGTTTTAAAGTGCCATCAACAGGAATCGTGGATTACTTCGGTCAAAAGGAAGAGTTCAAAGATCTAACGACGGAGGATTTGCTAGAGGGTGGCGAAGGTCAATTCTTCAGTGAAGTTTTATATGGAGGTTCGCATCAAGGCTCTGCCGTCAATCTTCTATCAGGTAAAGCAGATGTAGCGGCATTCTGTGATACATGTGTGAACAATTACGTGGAGCTTTCTGATGGAGAAGTAAACAGACCGGGTGCGGTTTATAAAGTAAAAGAGGATGCAGCAGAACCATTTGATACGGTTGTAGGGAAAGAATTTTCGCTTATCTCTGTTACTCCGGTATTAAATGCACCATTTGTAATCAATACAGAGACGGTGGGCGAAGACCTTCAAGCGGAATTACTTGAAGTAATGACATCGGATGATATAGCGAACAACGAAAAGGTTTTCGTTCCAGAGGATTCTGAGTTTTCGGGTTTATTTACAAAATCAGCAGATGAGCGTTTAGTGGAAGTGGAAGATGAGTGGTTCAACCCAATTCGTGAGCTTTCGAAATAA
- a CDS encoding sensor histidine kinase: MIYILSVLLLLLLIIIYKFYRLKKTMNQSLQYISKKLNQIISNKSAERLLLFTDEKQLRELLVVTNDLLDFHQGFMADNARMRISMNRMLSNVSHDLKTPLTVISGYIETIQHNQKLTPEDRDALLTNVGVKVTEVAGLINKFFDLARLESGDWQMKWSKVHLNELCRKTILGYYDTLTSKGFDVEIDIPKESILLYADADAITRVLENLLSNAIRYGKDGKVIGLTLHQDSDHVFIDVWDRGKGIKEAEANRIFERLYTLDDSRSSSAEGNGLGLTIAKRLIEQMKGHIEYSSIPFKRTVFTIKFKKSKDTQI; encoded by the coding sequence ATGATATATATTCTTTCTGTTCTTCTCCTTCTCTTGCTCATAATAATCTATAAGTTTTATAGATTAAAGAAGACGATGAACCAAAGCTTGCAGTACATTTCTAAAAAACTTAATCAAATTATTTCTAATAAATCTGCTGAACGATTGTTATTATTTACGGATGAAAAGCAGCTTAGAGAGCTTTTAGTTGTAACTAATGATTTGCTTGATTTTCATCAGGGATTTATGGCAGACAATGCACGAATGAGAATCTCAATGAATCGTATGTTATCCAATGTTTCTCATGACTTAAAGACTCCGCTTACTGTAATTTCGGGATATATCGAGACCATACAGCATAATCAGAAACTTACACCTGAAGATCGCGATGCACTTTTGACAAATGTGGGAGTGAAAGTAACGGAAGTAGCAGGCTTGATAAATAAATTTTTTGATTTAGCAAGGCTTGAATCAGGTGACTGGCAAATGAAATGGAGTAAGGTTCACTTAAATGAGCTATGTCGAAAAACAATACTAGGATACTATGATACTCTAACTTCCAAAGGTTTTGACGTAGAAATTGATATTCCAAAAGAGTCTATCCTTCTTTATGCAGATGCAGATGCCATAACTCGGGTTTTGGAGAATTTACTATCAAATGCTATTAGATATGGGAAGGACGGAAAAGTAATTGGATTAACTTTACATCAAGATAGTGACCATGTTTTTATAGATGTCTGGGATCGAGGGAAAGGGATAAAAGAAGCAGAAGCTAATCGAATTTTTGAAAGGTTGTACACATTAGATGACTCAAGAAGCTCCTCGGCAGAAGGAAATGGTCTCGGCCTAACGATTGCAAAAAGGCTAATCGAACAGATGAAGGGTCATATTGAATATTCCAGCATTCCTTTCAAACGGACAGTGTTCACGATTAAGTTCAAGAAATCTAAAGATACACAAATTTGA
- a CDS encoding PhnE/PtxC family ABC transporter permease: MQADYFLKKRRNSLGFLSMLGVVTVLAIMITEYNVVQGFASLPKAVVWGLGNFYPTGESLTKLPDILEKLIETLLVSIAATTIGALFALLFAIIGSNTTRINAFFGSISRGVATLFRNIDVAAWAMILLFSFGQSSLTGYFALFFGSFGFLTRAFVETIDEVSGGSVEALKATGASYFSIISQSVIPSSLPQMISWILFMIETNLRNATLIGLLTGSGIGFTFNLYYKSLNYDVASLVVIAIIVAILFIESVSNYVRRVIL, encoded by the coding sequence ATGCAAGCTGATTACTTTTTAAAAAAGAGGCGGAACTCACTAGGTTTCCTCTCTATGTTAGGAGTTGTCACGGTCCTAGCTATTATGATTACGGAGTACAATGTCGTCCAGGGCTTTGCTTCGCTTCCAAAGGCAGTAGTATGGGGCTTGGGGAACTTTTACCCAACAGGGGAATCTTTAACAAAGCTTCCTGATATTTTGGAGAAGCTTATCGAAACTTTGTTGGTTTCGATTGCAGCAACGACTATAGGGGCTTTATTTGCCTTACTATTTGCCATTATCGGATCAAATACGACGAGGATCAATGCCTTTTTTGGAAGTATTAGTAGAGGGGTTGCCACCCTCTTTCGGAACATTGATGTGGCTGCCTGGGCGATGATTCTACTATTTTCATTTGGTCAGAGCTCATTAACCGGTTATTTTGCTTTGTTTTTTGGTTCGTTTGGATTTTTAACGAGAGCTTTTGTTGAAACAATCGATGAAGTCAGTGGAGGCTCCGTTGAAGCGTTGAAAGCGACCGGTGCTAGCTACTTTTCTATTATCTCTCAGTCAGTCATTCCATCTAGCCTTCCCCAAATGATTAGCTGGATCTTATTTATGATTGAAACAAATTTAAGAAATGCCACATTGATTGGTTTGCTCACTGGCTCAGGAATTGGCTTTACCTTTAATCTGTATTATAAAAGTTTGAATTATGATGTCGCCTCTTTGGTTGTCATCGCCATCATCGTGGCGATATTATTCATTGAATCTGTATCGAATTACGTAAGAAGGGTGATTCTATAA
- a CDS encoding phosphonate C-P lyase system protein PhnL: protein METLLEIKDLSKSFDLHNLGKHINAVSCVDIQLKEGEFVGITGKSGSGKSTILKCIYGTYRTRQGSIWYHSKKFGLINLAEATDQELIYLRKHEIGYVSQFLNVMPRTTARQLVRQAILEKGGDHELAEKETEKILEHFELEQELWDSYPTTFSGGEKLRLNIARAMVKKPRLLLLDEPTASLDHDSKLKVKLLIEQLINEGTTMLGIFHDLEFMNHLCDREYNMQSGVFSPSTSFTNS, encoded by the coding sequence GTGGAAACCCTTCTAGAGATTAAAGACTTATCCAAATCGTTTGACCTTCATAATTTAGGTAAACATATCAACGCTGTTAGTTGTGTGGACATTCAGTTAAAAGAAGGAGAGTTTGTCGGGATTACCGGGAAAAGTGGAAGTGGAAAATCGACGATTCTAAAATGCATTTACGGAACTTATCGTACCCGGCAGGGGAGCATTTGGTACCATTCCAAGAAATTCGGGCTCATTAATTTAGCCGAGGCAACCGATCAAGAACTGATTTACTTAAGGAAGCATGAAATTGGCTATGTATCTCAATTTTTAAATGTCATGCCAAGAACAACCGCCAGACAGCTTGTGAGACAAGCCATTCTTGAAAAGGGGGGTGATCATGAATTGGCGGAAAAAGAAACGGAGAAGATCCTGGAACATTTTGAACTGGAACAAGAATTATGGGACAGTTATCCAACCACTTTTTCCGGGGGGGAAAAGCTCAGGCTTAATATTGCTCGAGCGATGGTGAAAAAGCCGAGGCTGTTGCTGCTAGATGAACCGACGGCAAGTCTAGATCATGATTCTAAGCTAAAGGTTAAGCTACTCATTGAACAGCTTATAAATGAAGGGACAACGATGCTTGGAATCTTTCATGACCTGGAGTTTATGAATCATTTATGTGATCGCGAGTACAACATGCAAAGTGGCGTTTTCTCTCCATCTACTAGTTTTACCAACTCTTAA
- a CDS encoding PhnE/PtxC family ABC transporter permease has product MEVKEQVTPTNQLLKPPLQKQIRIKTWTKSTVVIRSTLVILAVLTVYAFFSFDYKDIDFGEAVIATVSNLKAMFVRPHLEHFTFSHALYQVFITLGLAFLTTLFGAIIAVFLGLLAAENLTNKRVSTVIKGVVAFIRAVPTVLWVLIFAVAAGLGSVAAVIGMTFHSVSYLVKAYSESFEELDNGVIEALQASGASWWQIIFQAVIPSSLTYMISWTFLRFEINFAVAIAMGAAAGAGGIGFDMFMASSFYLDIREIGAITYFILAIAILLEVVAIQFKKKLKVNE; this is encoded by the coding sequence ATGGAAGTAAAGGAACAAGTGACTCCGACGAATCAATTATTGAAGCCTCCCCTACAGAAACAGATCAGAATAAAAACGTGGACGAAATCCACTGTGGTAATAAGAAGTACCCTTGTAATCCTAGCAGTTCTGACGGTGTACGCGTTTTTTAGTTTCGACTACAAAGATATCGATTTTGGTGAAGCGGTAATAGCTACCGTTTCAAACCTTAAAGCGATGTTTGTCAGGCCACATTTGGAGCATTTCACGTTTTCCCACGCACTTTATCAGGTTTTTATAACATTAGGTTTGGCTTTTTTAACAACTTTGTTTGGTGCGATTATCGCTGTGTTTTTAGGATTACTTGCTGCTGAAAACTTAACCAATAAACGAGTTTCTACGGTGATTAAGGGAGTCGTTGCTTTTATAAGAGCAGTGCCAACGGTTTTATGGGTATTAATCTTTGCGGTGGCAGCAGGACTAGGAAGTGTAGCGGCTGTCATAGGGATGACGTTTCATTCGGTAAGCTATTTAGTGAAGGCTTATTCGGAGTCCTTTGAGGAATTAGATAATGGGGTCATCGAAGCCCTTCAAGCGAGTGGGGCAAGCTGGTGGCAGATTATCTTTCAAGCTGTCATCCCATCATCGCTCACTTACATGATTTCGTGGACGTTCCTTAGGTTCGAAATTAATTTCGCGGTTGCTATCGCGATGGGAGCAGCAGCTGGTGCAGGTGGAATCGGCTTTGACATGTTCATGGCCAGCAGTTTCTATTTAGATATTAGAGAAATAGGGGCAATCACTTATTTCATTTTAGCCATTGCTATTCTGCTTGAAGTGGTAGCCATCCAATTCAAGAAAAAACTTAAGGTCAATGAGTAA
- a CDS encoding ABC transporter ATP-binding protein codes for MTYILKTHQLTKAYRGKEVVSDVNLNVRRGEIYGFLGPNGAGKTTVMKMITNLVKPTEGDIEVLGGKVHPTSYEILKRIGSIIEYPIFYEKLTAKKNLELHCEYMGYYNKKAITEALDLVNLVNVDAKPVKEFSLGMKQRLGLARAIITKPDLLILDEPVNGLDPVGMNELRDLFLKLSRENGITLLISSHILGEIEQIADTIGVIREGKLVEETSMKDIRGKQEEHLELLVTDYSKAAFVLENELKVVNFRVIDDKGLIKIYDRNTSQDDIIQAMVRNEIEIDAIHKKNQSLEDYFLQLIGGGNHHA; via the coding sequence ATGACATATATTCTTAAAACCCACCAGTTAACAAAGGCTTATCGGGGAAAAGAAGTTGTTTCAGATGTTAATTTAAATGTTCGGCGTGGTGAAATTTATGGTTTTCTTGGTCCGAACGGAGCAGGGAAAACAACGGTTATGAAAATGATAACAAATCTTGTGAAACCGACAGAAGGAGATATAGAAGTATTAGGGGGAAAAGTACATCCCACCTCCTATGAAATACTAAAAAGAATAGGGAGTATTATCGAATATCCCATTTTTTATGAAAAACTCACTGCAAAAAAGAACCTGGAGCTTCATTGCGAATATATGGGTTACTATAACAAAAAGGCAATTACTGAGGCACTGGATCTTGTAAACCTGGTCAATGTTGATGCTAAGCCTGTTAAAGAGTTTTCTCTTGGCATGAAACAAAGACTAGGTCTTGCAAGAGCCATAATAACGAAGCCGGATCTTCTTATATTAGATGAACCAGTGAATGGATTAGATCCTGTTGGTATGAATGAATTACGTGATTTGTTTCTGAAGCTAAGCAGGGAAAATGGGATAACACTTTTAATCTCTAGTCATATTCTTGGAGAAATTGAACAAATTGCCGATACAATCGGTGTCATACGAGAAGGCAAACTAGTAGAAGAGACTTCAATGAAGGATATTCGCGGAAAACAGGAGGAGCATTTGGAGTTATTAGTAACTGACTATTCAAAAGCTGCTTTTGTCCTGGAAAACGAGTTGAAGGTGGTTAATTTTCGAGTGATAGATGATAAAGGGCTAATAAAAATATATGATCGTAATACATCTCAGGATGATATTATACAAGCTATGGTTCGAAATGAAATAGAAATTGATGCAATCCATAAGAAAAATCAATCACTTGAAGATTATTTCTTACAACTTATAGGAGGGGGTAATCATCATGCTTAA
- a CDS encoding response regulator transcription factor, translating into MNESILLVEDDEQIHEMVSNHLKNEGYRVVSAFDGEEAIHLFLREKFDLIILDLMLPSANGLDILQRIRTDSQLPILIMSAKDSDVDKALGLGFGADDYIGKPFSLIEMTARVKAALRRSKQYSQSNPHNQIVKVLDLVIDLNNFTVLKNGKDINLTAKEFQILSLLATNPNQVFTKGQLFESIWKETYYGDDNVINVHIRRLRGKIEDDPSSPTYIKTIWGIGYKMEINR; encoded by the coding sequence ATGAATGAATCGATATTGCTAGTTGAAGATGATGAGCAAATTCATGAAATGGTTTCGAATCATCTAAAAAACGAAGGATATAGGGTTGTATCAGCATTTGATGGTGAGGAAGCTATCCATCTTTTTTTGCGAGAAAAATTTGATCTGATTATACTTGATTTAATGCTTCCTTCTGCCAACGGATTGGATATCTTACAGAGAATAAGGACGGATAGCCAGTTACCTATTTTGATCATGTCTGCAAAAGATAGTGATGTAGATAAGGCGCTCGGACTTGGTTTCGGGGCAGATGACTATATAGGGAAACCATTTTCTCTAATAGAAATGACTGCCAGAGTTAAGGCTGCATTACGGCGTTCCAAGCAATATAGCCAGTCCAATCCTCATAATCAGATCGTAAAGGTGTTGGATCTTGTTATCGATTTAAATAACTTCACCGTCTTAAAAAATGGCAAGGACATTAATTTGACTGCAAAGGAATTTCAAATATTGAGTTTGCTAGCAACGAATCCAAATCAAGTATTTACGAAGGGTCAACTTTTTGAAAGTATATGGAAGGAAACCTATTACGGAGATGATAATGTTATAAATGTTCATATCCGGAGGCTTCGCGGAAAAATAGAAGACGATCCTTCTTCTCCTACATACATAAAGACCATATGGGGCATCGGCTACAAGATGGAGATAAATAGATGA
- a CDS encoding alpha/beta fold hydrolase → MNSPDILTRNNVNIKGNGKQPIIFAAGFGCDQTVWNPILESFEKDYRIILFDYVGLGKSDISAFDSVKYGNLSGYVQDVLDVCSALDLKNAIFVGHSVSSMIGILASLQKPEYFSQLIMIGPSPCYLNDPPEYFGGFEEEDLKGLVNLMEKNYIGWANAFSATLLNNSERSDVANELEDRFCSTEPAVIRAFAQACFFGDNRNDLPHVTVPSLIMQCSEDVIAPRNVGEYLAKHLPSSTITFMNAIGHCPHMTDPVETALIIRDFLESNTESIMREDIGALHE, encoded by the coding sequence GTGAACAGCCCAGATATACTAACTCGAAATAACGTGAATATAAAGGGAAATGGAAAGCAGCCTATCATTTTTGCTGCTGGATTTGGTTGTGACCAGACCGTCTGGAATCCTATACTAGAATCATTTGAAAAAGATTATCGAATTATTTTATTTGACTATGTAGGTCTAGGAAAGTCTGACATAAGTGCCTTTGACTCGGTTAAATATGGAAATTTATCAGGTTATGTACAGGATGTATTAGATGTTTGCTCAGCCTTAGATTTAAAGAATGCTATATTCGTAGGGCATTCCGTCAGCAGTATGATTGGAATATTGGCTTCCCTTCAGAAACCAGAGTATTTTTCCCAACTAATCATGATTGGGCCGTCTCCCTGTTACCTCAATGACCCACCTGAATATTTTGGTGGTTTTGAAGAAGAGGACTTGAAAGGTTTAGTTAATTTGATGGAGAAAAATTACATTGGTTGGGCAAACGCATTCTCTGCGACCCTTCTAAACAACTCGGAACGTTCTGATGTCGCAAATGAGCTAGAGGATCGCTTTTGCTCCACAGAACCTGCCGTCATTCGTGCATTTGCACAAGCTTGTTTCTTTGGGGATAATCGAAACGACTTACCTCATGTAACGGTACCCTCCCTTATTATGCAATGTTCAGAGGATGTTATTGCCCCAAGGAATGTTGGGGAATATTTAGCGAAGCACTTGCCTAGCAGTACGATTACATTCATGAATGCTATTGGTCATTGCCCGCATATGACTGATCCAGTAGAGACCGCTCTTATCATTCGAGACTTTTTGGAAAGTAATACGGAATCAATCATGAGGGAGGATATAGGTGCCCTCCATGAATGA
- the phnC gene encoding phosphonate ABC transporter ATP-binding protein, which translates to MTALLEVSHVSKQFGSDTKALSDVSFSVHEGEFVSIIGPSGAGKSTLLRCINRMIDASSGEITFDNMSVINLKKKELKKVRTKIGMIFQHYNLVNRLSVIENTLHGNLGKKSTLAGVLGIYSQEEKGQAAQILQALGLDEHMFKRADQLSGGQKQRVGIARALIQNPRMLLCDEPIASLDPNSAKIIMDHLRDITSTMGITALVNLHQVDVAMKYSDRIIGINHGQVVYNGSPQNITSEDIQRIYGSEAEDLLFDIGGIHAS; encoded by the coding sequence ATGACAGCCTTGTTAGAAGTAAGCCATGTGTCCAAACAATTTGGTAGTGATACGAAGGCGTTATCGGATGTTAGCTTTTCTGTTCATGAAGGAGAGTTTGTTTCGATAATCGGTCCATCAGGGGCGGGGAAATCGACTCTTCTTCGTTGTATCAACCGAATGATTGATGCAAGTAGCGGAGAAATTACATTCGATAACATGAGCGTGATAAACCTCAAGAAAAAAGAATTAAAAAAGGTTCGTACAAAAATCGGGATGATTTTTCAGCACTATAATCTAGTCAATCGTTTAAGTGTCATCGAGAACACCCTCCACGGTAATTTAGGGAAAAAATCAACATTGGCAGGGGTGCTCGGTATTTATAGTCAAGAAGAAAAAGGGCAAGCTGCTCAAATTTTACAAGCCCTTGGGTTGGATGAGCATATGTTTAAGCGTGCGGATCAATTGAGTGGAGGCCAAAAGCAACGAGTCGGAATCGCTCGTGCTCTTATCCAAAATCCTCGAATGCTTTTGTGTGACGAGCCGATTGCCTCTCTTGACCCCAATTCAGCCAAGATTATCATGGATCACTTAAGAGATATTACAAGCACAATGGGCATTACCGCTTTAGTGAATCTGCACCAAGTGGATGTGGCAATGAAGTATTCGGATCGAATCATTGGGATTAATCACGGACAGGTGGTCTATAATGGTTCGCCTCAAAACATAACAAGCGAAGATATTCAGCGTATTTATGGTTCGGAAGCAGAAGATCTTCTTTTTGATATAGGAGGCATCCATGCAAGCTGA
- a CDS encoding ABC transporter permease, with the protein MLNLIKLEMRRMNVQGVLLNFLLINAGIIGMLLLISIDPEAVAEFYANPEDIMMLIKLLVVAAFVIHASVLLSNMIVEEFKNKTISVLFMYPINRKKLLLSKLIIVSFLTFCFIVISVGIVFFSFFILNNMYALTAVPLTTELFTNEAAHIISIALACAGMSLIPLFFGMIKYSVPATITSSILIVAILSSTGESGGNLFSITAIPIMLGVIGFLVAYLVISKAVRKDF; encoded by the coding sequence ATGCTTAACCTTATAAAGTTGGAAATGAGAAGAATGAATGTTCAAGGTGTTTTATTGAATTTTTTATTGATAAATGCAGGAATTATCGGCATGCTTCTATTGATTTCTATAGATCCAGAGGCTGTTGCAGAGTTTTATGCAAACCCTGAAGATATCATGATGTTGATTAAACTATTAGTTGTAGCAGCTTTTGTTATTCATGCATCTGTTTTACTTTCCAATATGATTGTGGAAGAGTTTAAGAATAAAACCATTTCTGTACTGTTCATGTACCCAATTAATAGGAAAAAGCTTCTTTTGTCAAAATTAATCATTGTTAGTTTCTTGACCTTTTGCTTTATTGTTATTTCGGTTGGTATTGTGTTTTTTAGTTTTTTTATCCTTAATAACATGTATGCTTTAACCGCAGTACCTCTAACAACAGAGCTATTCACGAATGAAGCAGCTCACATCATTAGTATAGCCCTGGCATGTGCTGGAATGTCCCTTATTCCTTTATTCTTTGGAATGATTAAATACTCTGTTCCAGCAACTATTACTTCTTCTATTCTCATTGTTGCGATTTTATCTTCAACTGGAGAAAGTGGGGGGAATCTATTTTCTATTACCGCCATACCCATTATGCTTGGAGTCATTGGTTTTCTAGTGGCTTACTTAGTTATAAGTAAAGCAGTGAGGAAGGATTTTTAG
- a CDS encoding SpoIIE family protein phosphatase, protein MNEQLNYLPSGFITLSKNGIILSINETLLQILDYSSEALIGKHVHAILPNPARMFFQLYFIPLIMRKHLVEEMYLSIASKNGEEIPVLINASLHNEKEEAVIYCVIIPMRNRNEFEDQLLLAKELAENAFEEKNEALIELEDALKTLEDKQEELKKLNQQNLIFKTNTEKELQLAKKIQETALTKDISNEKVDILSFYRASNELSGDIYGFYQINPHQYGIILLDVMGHGISSALITMSLQSLFHRLISQGVRAEVVMQELDSHLHDLFQNNESAWHYCTAIYLFVDTKKQTMEFINAGHPPTIFQDPAGQQLELYATSPPLGTFEGIHFKSKTLDYKKGARILLYTDGVSEPLGQENLNLALQRHATLPLSVTRENMIVSLSNEAKDPYKNDDQCFILIELK, encoded by the coding sequence ATGAATGAACAATTAAATTATTTACCAAGTGGATTCATCACATTATCAAAGAATGGCATTATTCTATCCATTAATGAGACATTACTTCAAATCTTAGACTATTCATCGGAAGCGCTTATTGGAAAGCATGTTCATGCCATTCTACCTAACCCTGCTCGTATGTTCTTTCAGCTTTATTTCATTCCATTGATTATGAGAAAGCACTTAGTTGAGGAAATGTATCTCTCTATAGCTTCTAAAAACGGGGAAGAAATTCCGGTTTTAATCAATGCCTCTCTTCATAATGAAAAAGAGGAGGCGGTCATATACTGTGTCATTATTCCTATGCGAAACAGAAATGAGTTTGAGGATCAATTGTTACTCGCTAAAGAGTTGGCCGAGAACGCTTTCGAGGAAAAAAATGAAGCTCTAATTGAACTAGAGGACGCACTGAAAACGTTAGAGGATAAACAAGAGGAACTAAAGAAACTTAACCAACAAAATTTAATCTTTAAAACCAACACAGAAAAGGAATTACAACTTGCCAAGAAAATTCAGGAAACTGCCCTAACAAAGGATATTTCCAATGAAAAAGTCGATATTTTGTCCTTCTATCGTGCTTCCAATGAATTATCAGGGGACATTTATGGGTTCTATCAAATCAACCCTCATCAGTATGGAATTATATTATTGGATGTAATGGGACACGGGATATCTTCCGCTTTGATAACGATGTCTTTACAATCCTTGTTTCACCGATTAATATCACAAGGAGTAAGAGCTGAGGTCGTGATGCAGGAATTGGATAGTCATTTGCATGATCTGTTTCAAAATAACGAAAGCGCATGGCATTATTGCACAGCAATCTACCTCTTTGTTGACACGAAAAAGCAAACCATGGAGTTTATTAATGCTGGACATCCGCCTACGATTTTCCAAGATCCTGCAGGGCAACAATTAGAGCTTTATGCGACAAGCCCTCCATTAGGAACATTTGAAGGTATTCACTTTAAATCAAAAACACTTGATTATAAAAAAGGAGCTCGAATACTGCTTTACACGGATGGAGTCTCAGAACCTCTTGGGCAAGAAAATCTAAATCTTGCCTTACAAAGGCATGCAACACTGCCTCTATCCGTAACTAGAGAAAACATGATTGTTTCTCTTTCAAATGAAGCAAAAGATCCATATAAAAATGACGACCAGTGCTTTATCTTAATAGAATTGAAATAA